Genomic segment of Tissierellales bacterium:
CTAATTTATCATATGTATATTCTTTATTCTCATTGCTATTTAAATCTATAGCCTCTACTGTTTTACTATCCGGATTAACCTTGATAACCTTAGTTTTAGTAATAACCTCTATTCCAGTTAATTCTGAAAAACTTTTTGGAGTATTTACTATTAGTTCTTCCTTATCTTTAATTACTTCCCCTACATAATAAGGTAATCCACAACCTGCATAGGAGATGTCTTTACTGTCTGTAAGCAGCTTTACATCATGATTCCTATTCTCTCTTTTAAGTTTTGCAGCAACTTTCGTCCCCGCTGCTACTCCTCCAATTATGAGAACTTTCATTTGACCACCCCTCGTTTTTTTTGAAAAATTTAATTAATACCGTAAAACTATGTTAATTATTCTACTAATTAAAGTATAGCACTTGTTAATTTTTTAGTAAAATGGTATTATCTTATTACATCGATAGGTAAAACCTATAATAAAAATTCATTACTTTCTATATTGAAGGGGGGCGGCTTTTTTGACCATTCGGCACCTGAGAATATTTGTTGCAGTTGCTACTACAGGAAAAATGTGTGACGCAGCGGATCAATTATTCCTATCTCAACCAACTGTTAGCCAAGCTATAAAAGAATTGGAAGAGCACTATGAAGTTCTATTATTTCAACGGTTAGGAAAAAAACTATACATAACAGACGCAGGAGAAAAACTATTAATTTATTCTAAAAGTATTCTTACTGAATTTGATAATGTTGAAAAAAGAATGTTAGAAATGTCTTCAAAAAAATCTCTAGGTATAGGGGCTACTATTACAATAGGAAATTGTATATTGCCCGATGCTATAAATGATATTAAAAAAATATATCCTGATATTCGCATCTCATCTTGTATTAGTAATACTAAAATAATCGAAAAAAAACTATTAACCTCCGAATTAGATATAGCTATGATTGAAGGAAATATTAGTAACCCTAATTTGAAAAGCATACCTTTTTTAATAGATTCTTTAGTGCTTGCATGTAATTCAAAACATAGGTTAGCCAAAAAAAATAAACTTACAATTGAAGATCTTAAAAACACAGATTTCATTTTTAGGGAAAAAGGAAGTGGAACTAGGGAACTATTTGAAGATTATATACAAAAAAGTAAAATTCCTGTAAATGTAGTCTTACAAAGTAATTGTCCTGGTTCCATAAAGAATGCTATCTTAATAAATAATTTTGCATCTGTCATATCTATTAGATTAATTGAAGATGAAGTATTAAATGGAGACATTACTGTATTCCACTGCTCAAAAAATTTATTAGATAGAACTTTTAAAATTGTCTATCATAAAGATAGATTCATAGATTCAGTAATGGGTAATTTTATAAATATATTGAAAAATTATAAAGATAACTTTAGATTCGATCATTTACCATCAAAGAGACTAGTATGCTTTGAATAAAAAATAAAAGATTAACCCCTTATATAGCCTTTCAACTTAGGAAGGGTTAATCTCTACTTATTTTTAGAACTTTTATCTATTCTTCATTATCTGGATTTATAGTTATGAATCCATCATCCTCATTTTGTTTTATTACTTTTTGCCTAGCTCCACATTTATCACAGTATAAGTTATCTTCTGATAACTTCTCACTACATGTATTACATAACTTAATATTTTTTATTTCTAAATCTCTTTCATTTAATTTATGGATTTTAGCCTTAGAATCTTGAACCCTATTATATAATTCTTCAAATCCATCGAAGATTTCATCATCTACATTATAATTTTCACAGACTTTTTCACCTATCTCTGTGTAAATTTTCTTTATTTTATCCTCTTCAGATTTAATTTCTACATTAATTTTCGTAATTTCCACTAATTCATTAGATTTTTTTGCCGCTGTTTTAGTTGCATCTTCTATCTTCTTTCCAAAATTATCAAGAAAAGACATGTTAGCCCTCCTTTTATTTTACATTCTTTTTTCTCCAAACAGTTCGTCTTTAGCAAACATTGATATTTTATATACATGATCTGCAATTCTTTCAAGATGGCTTATTATATCTATATAAATTACCCCGGCATCTATATTACATATACCACTATTTAATCTTTTTATATGATTTTTTTGAAATTTCTCACTCAACTCATCAACTTTATTTTCCAGCTCTACAACTTTGTTTATACTTCCTTTTTCTCTGTCCTCAAGAGCAATCATGGTTTCGTCTAACATTTCAAATATTTGCTTTCCTGCATAAAAGGAATACCACTATTTAAAATTTTAAGGCCTAAAAACATCATTCCAAAACCCACCCCTAATATAGGAAGGGCTACATCAGTCAATTTAAATTTAAAACTGAAGGCCATTAACTGGGCGGTTATTGTCGTTCCAATATTAGCCCCATAAATTATTCCTACAGCTTGCGGAAGATTCATAAGACCAGAATTAACAAACCCCACAGTCAAAACTGTAATTGCAGTACTACTTTGAACAATTGCTGTTAAGAAAATACCAACAAGAAATGCACTCCAAACTTTTCCTGTTAAAACAGTTAGTATTTTTTTCATTGTTTCCCCTAAGGCCTTTTCAAGACCATCACCCATCATATCACACCATACATAAGTAAAGCTGTTCCACCAATGACACCAAATATTAACTCCTTCATTTAAATACAGTAAAATAAACAATATAATGGCACAATTCAAATTATACAACTAAATAGAATCAATGTAAATATTTGAACCTATTCCTTTTTCATTTTATTTAGAAGAAGGGGCTCTTACTAGTTAAAGAGCATAATCTAAACTCGGTAAAAAGCCTAAATAATATTATTTAGATTTTTTACCGAAAAGTTTTTAAAAGAGTTAATGAACATTAATATTTAAGTAAACTTTCCTATTTTGTTTACTGGTATAGGAAAACTATTCTTTAATTCTACATATTTATCTTCCTCTATAGATATAATTACACAAGTTGATGGCCCAGCAGACTTTTTAAGGTCTATATAAATATCATTTTCTAAAATATAATTAATATTATTTGTTTTAGCCATTTGTTCTAATTCATATAATATACCTTTCGAGCCTACTGGGAGTATTTCCTTTATATAATCTTTTTCTTTTAATTCTAGTAATCTTGGAATATCCATTATAGTTTTATTTTCATCGTCTACTACTTCATCTCCCACTTTTGGAAGTCCAACAACTACAGAGGCTAAATCAGCCTGTGTACTTGGCTTATTCCATTTCTTTTTATCCACAATTCCTAATATAGTTATTCCCATTCCAGTTTGAACTACTGGTATATTTTCTTCTGTACTACCTGTTATTAAATTAGATATATCAAAGTCTAAAGGCCTTAGCGCTTTTTCGATTCCTTTTATTATTTTCCCACCTGTATCGTTCATTTCCACAGACAAAGTATTTACAACTGTAATTGGTTTGGCTCCAAATGACAGTATTTCCATAAGAGCTACTTGAGTTGCATAATATCCCACGACTTTCGGCGATACTTTAACTATATCTTTTTCTTTATTCCCTATACCCCCTGACGAGTCACAGGATATTACTAAAAATTGTTCCTTATTTATATCTACTATAGTCAAATCTCTATATTTAGTTATCTTCATATAATCAACTCTCTCCTTATTATAAAAGTAAATAGACTAAAGTCTAAGCCCTTAGTCTATTATAGATTACAATATAATTATTTCATAGTCTTCTTCTACATAAGGGTATATTGGTAACTTAAAGTCACCATTCAAAGGAAAACTTAATCCACGTTCTTCATTTGGCAAAATAATCTTACATACCTATGACCTTAGCCATGAATTAATGATAACATGAATATATCTTAAATTAGATAAATAGAATAAATTATGCTAAACTATTTTTAATTAGAAATATAAAATATAAAGCTGAGGTGTGCTTATGGAAAATAAAATAAGAGTAGGAATAGTTGGATATGGAAATTTAGGTAAAGGGGTTGAATTAGCAC
This window contains:
- a CDS encoding LysR family transcriptional regulator encodes the protein MTIRHLRIFVAVATTGKMCDAADQLFLSQPTVSQAIKELEEHYEVLLFQRLGKKLYITDAGEKLLIYSKSILTEFDNVEKRMLEMSSKKSLGIGATITIGNCILPDAINDIKKIYPDIRISSCISNTKIIEKKLLTSELDIAMIEGNISNPNLKSIPFLIDSLVLACNSKHRLAKKNKLTIEDLKNTDFIFREKGSGTRELFEDYIQKSKIPVNVVLQSNCPGSIKNAILINNFASVISIRLIEDEVLNGDITVFHCSKNLLDRTFKIVYHKDRFIDSVMGNFINILKNYKDNFRFDHLPSKRLVCFE
- a CDS encoding PhoU domain-containing protein, which translates into the protein MLDETMIALEDREKGSINKVVELENKVDELSEKFQKNHIKRLNSGICNIDAGVIYIDIISHLERIADHVYKISMFAKDELFGEKRM
- a CDS encoding Na/Pi symporter — its product is MGDGLEKALGETMKKILTVLTGKVWSAFLVGIFLTAIVQSSTAITVLTVGFVNSGLMNLPQAVGIIYGANIGTTITAQLMAFSFKFKLTDVALPILGVGFGMMFLGLKILNSGIPFMQESKYLKC
- a CDS encoding AIR synthase related protein, producing the protein MKITKYRDLTIVDINKEQFLVISCDSSGGIGNKEKDIVKVSPKVVGYYATQVALMEILSFGAKPITVVNTLSVEMNDTGGKIIKGIEKALRPLDFDISNLITGSTEENIPVVQTGMGITILGIVDKKKWNKPSTQADLASVVVGLPKVGDEVVDDENKTIMDIPRLLELKEKDYIKEILPVGSKGILYELEQMAKTNNINYILENDIYIDLKKSAGPSTCVIISIEEDKYVELKNSFPIPVNKIGKFT